The sequence TCTATATCTGTTCTTAAATATTATTTATGTTTCCCCAAAGATGTGTAAATAAAGAAGCGTCGAGATCCAAAAATCTGCAACTTATTTTTCAGATGAGTTCGATATGGCAGATGAGAGCAATACCGACAAGCTGCGCAAGCTCGCGCATTTTGTCACCCCTTACAAATCGCGCCTGATCTTGCTGTTTTGTCTGACGGCGACGATGACGGCACTGAGCATGCTGCCCCCTCTGGTGATGAAGTTTATCATCGATGATGTCATTACCATGGGCAACTGGCATTTGCTGGAAGTGCTTTTGTTTATTTCGATTTGTCTGCCTATCACGTCCGCTGCGATGCGCGTTTGGGTCTCATTCACCAATGCGTATGTGGGGTGGGGGATAACGACGAGTATGCGGAGGTTCACGTATGAGTACATGTTGAAATTGCCCATGCGCTTTTACGACGAGATGGGTACGGGCAAAATTATGTCGCGCATTATGTCTGATATTGCGAGTGTGCGCAGTATGGTGACGTCGCGCATGCTGGGCATTCTTGTTGATTTTGTGTCGTTCTGGGTGGCGCTTGCGCTGTGCATGGGTTTGAATTGGAAGATGGGGTGTCTGCTGCTTTTGCTGATGCCCCTGTATTTTTTCAATTATTACGGGTGGCGCACGCCAATGCGGGAGTCTTACAGTCTCTGGCGCAGAAAGATGGACCAGGTGTCGGTTGGACTACAAGAGCGGTTGTCCGGGGTGCAACTGGTAAAATCTTATGGGCGAGAGCGCAGAGAACACCGCTCATTTGCGGAAGATACGCACGAGAGTTTGGATGCGGCGATGCAGACTGCCACAAATCGCGCGGGCTATATGGCTGGCTCCTGGGGGGTGTCGGGATTGCGCAATACGGTGATTTTTTGTTTGGGCTGTTATTACGTGATTGAGGGCGAGATGACTTATGGGGCTGTGATGGCCTTTTTTTCTTATTCGAGCCGGATGTTTCAGCCCATTCTCAATCTCACGCAGATTGCCATGCGCCTTCAATCCGTGATGGTGTCTGTGGATCGCGTATTGGAAATATTAGATTTTCCCATAGAGATTAAGGACAAGGAAGATGCCGTCGAATTGCCGCCGATAAAAGGGCATATTAAATTTGAAGATGTGCATTTTGAGTACAAAGAGGATGAGCCGGTTTTGAAGGGGATCAACCTGGAGGTACAGCCGGGGCAGATGGTTGCGCTGGTGGGGCATACGGGATGTGGCAAGACGACGTTGACGAGTTTGTTGATGCGCTTTTACGATGTGAAGGAAGGGCGTATTACAATTGATGGCCACGATTTGAGAGATGTGAAGTTGCGGAGCCTGCGTACACAGATCGGCCAGGTGTTGCAAGATTCGGTGATGTTTGATGGGACGATTCGAGAAAATTTGCTATATGGCCGCGCAGATGCCACAGATGCCGAGTTGATTGAGGCGGCGCGTATTGCCGAGATTCACGAATTTATTATGCGTACGCCCGAGGGGTACGATTCGATGCTGGGGAAAGATGGGATTAAACTTTCTGTGGGAGAAAAGCAGCGCCTCGCCATTGCGAGAGCCGTGCTGACCAATCCGTCGGTTTTAATTCTGGATGAAGCGACTTCGTCACTCGATTCTCTATCGGAGGCTCTGATACAAAAGGCGATGACCAGGGTGTTAAAGGAGCGCACGTCCTTTGCCATTGCACACCGATTATCGACGATTGTCAATGCGGATATTATTGTTGTGATGGATCACGGCGAGATTATTGAACAGGGAACGCACAGCGAATTGTTGCAAATACCCGATGGAAAGTATCGCCAGCTTTACGAGCAGCAGGCTGCGGGGTCTATTGAAGAGGCTGTAGAGGCTATGGCGAGTTGAGATTATGGAAAACTTAAAGCGATTTATCCTTTTGTATATCAAGCCGTATTGGGGACGCCTGTTAATGGTCATTGCGATGGCCACTATTACGTCGTCCTATACGTTTTTGCTCGGGTTCATTTCAAAAATTACAGTTGACGAGGTCTTGCAACTCAAGCCCGCAGGTGAAGTCGTTTCAGAAGCCCACATGCAGTCTTTGATTCAGGAGGAGAGGCGCCCAAAGCGAGATCCACAGGCAACGATTCCAGGGCTGGGCAAAGAAGGCGGGATAATGCTGCCCAAGACGCGCACGGAAAAACTGGAATGGTTGGGGTGGATTTTCATTCTCTACCTGGTCGTGAGATCGTTTTTTGCCACGCTCAACTGGTTTTATACGTATAGCATCGCCT is a genomic window of Gemmatimonadota bacterium containing:
- a CDS encoding ABC transporter ATP-binding protein, which produces MADESNTDKLRKLAHFVTPYKSRLILLFCLTATMTALSMLPPLVMKFIIDDVITMGNWHLLEVLLFISICLPITSAAMRVWVSFTNAYVGWGITTSMRRFTYEYMLKLPMRFYDEMGTGKIMSRIMSDIASVRSMVTSRMLGILVDFVSFWVALALCMGLNWKMGCLLLLLMPLYFFNYYGWRTPMRESYSLWRRKMDQVSVGLQERLSGVQLVKSYGRERREHRSFAEDTHESLDAAMQTATNRAGYMAGSWGVSGLRNTVIFCLGCYYVIEGEMTYGAVMAFFSYSSRMFQPILNLTQIAMRLQSVMVSVDRVLEILDFPIEIKDKEDAVELPPIKGHIKFEDVHFEYKEDEPVLKGINLEVQPGQMVALVGHTGCGKTTLTSLLMRFYDVKEGRITIDGHDLRDVKLRSLRTQIGQVLQDSVMFDGTIRENLLYGRADATDAELIEAARIAEIHEFIMRTPEGYDSMLGKDGIKLSVGEKQRLAIARAVLTNPSVLILDEATSSLDSLSEALIQKAMTRVLKERTSFAIAHRLSTIVNADIIVVMDHGEIIEQGTHSELLQIPDGKYRQLYEQQAAGSIEEAVEAMAS